From Microlunatus capsulatus, a single genomic window includes:
- the obgE gene encoding GTPase ObgE: protein MAIPSFVDQVTLHVYGGNGGHGVASVHREKFKPLGGPDGGNGGDGGSVVLRVEPGLTTLVDYHRQSHRRATSGQPGRGDHNNGANGEDIVLGVPDGTVITDADTGEQLADLTGEGAELVVARGGRGGLGNAALASSSRKAPGFALLGEEGETRTVVLELKVVADVGLVGFPSAGKSSLVAAISRARPKIADYPFTTLVPNLGVVVAGATTYTVADVPGLIEGASEGRGLGHDFLRHIERCAALVHVLDCATFEPGRDPLTDLDVIEAELAAHGGLEDRPRLVALNKVDIPDAAELAQLVVDDLEARGLRVFSISTKSGEGLQALTFAMAEVVAHRRAAMPPPRPARIVLRPQSVGGKGADFTIKAEGDLWRVRGEKPERWVRQTDFNNTEAVGYLADRLNRIGIETRLLELGARAGDGVAIGGADAVVFDFAPQVDVGAEILSRRGEDQRFTEERPAARRRRDKDAAYHAADDEVEGEFTFTSLGDLADDAPELDDASEVDETAEVDQAAGADRTAGDEGVPVADEVRER, encoded by the coding sequence ATGGCGATCCCCAGCTTCGTCGACCAGGTCACGCTGCACGTCTACGGCGGCAACGGCGGCCACGGGGTGGCCTCGGTCCACCGCGAGAAGTTCAAGCCCCTGGGCGGACCCGACGGCGGCAACGGCGGTGACGGCGGCTCCGTCGTCCTGCGCGTCGAGCCCGGGCTGACCACGCTCGTCGACTACCACCGCCAGTCCCACCGGCGGGCCACCAGCGGCCAGCCCGGGCGCGGTGACCACAACAACGGCGCCAACGGCGAGGACATCGTCCTGGGCGTCCCCGACGGCACCGTCATCACCGACGCCGACACCGGCGAGCAGCTGGCCGACCTCACGGGCGAGGGCGCCGAGCTCGTCGTGGCCCGTGGCGGCCGCGGCGGCCTCGGCAACGCGGCGCTGGCCTCGTCCAGCCGCAAGGCCCCCGGCTTCGCCCTGCTGGGCGAGGAGGGCGAGACCCGCACCGTCGTCCTCGAGCTCAAGGTCGTCGCCGACGTCGGCCTGGTCGGCTTCCCGAGCGCGGGCAAGTCCTCGCTCGTCGCCGCCATCTCCCGGGCCCGGCCCAAGATCGCGGACTACCCGTTCACCACCCTGGTGCCCAACCTCGGCGTCGTCGTGGCGGGGGCGACCACCTACACCGTCGCCGACGTGCCCGGCCTCATCGAGGGCGCCAGCGAGGGCCGCGGCCTCGGCCACGACTTCCTGCGGCACATCGAGCGCTGCGCCGCGCTGGTGCACGTCCTCGACTGCGCCACCTTCGAGCCCGGTCGCGACCCGCTGACCGACCTCGACGTCATCGAGGCCGAGCTCGCCGCGCACGGCGGCCTGGAGGACCGGCCCCGGCTGGTGGCCCTCAACAAGGTGGACATCCCCGACGCGGCCGAGCTGGCCCAGCTGGTCGTCGACGACCTGGAGGCCCGCGGCCTGCGGGTGTTCTCCATCTCGACCAAGAGCGGTGAGGGGCTGCAGGCGCTCACCTTCGCCATGGCCGAGGTCGTCGCGCATCGGCGGGCCGCGATGCCGCCGCCCCGCCCGGCCCGGATCGTGCTGCGGCCGCAGTCGGTCGGCGGCAAGGGTGCGGACTTCACCATCAAGGCCGAGGGCGACCTCTGGCGGGTGCGCGGGGAGAAGCCCGAGCGCTGGGTCCGCCAGACCGACTTCAACAACACCGAGGCCGTCGGCTACCTCGCCGACCGGCTCAACCGGATCGGCATCGAGACCCGGCTGCTGGAGCTCGGCGCCCGCGCCGGCGACGGCGTGGCCATCGGCGGCGCGGATGCGGTCGTCTTCGACTTCGCCCCGCAGGTCGACGTCGGCGCCGAGATCCTCAGCCGGCGCGGTGAGGACCAGCGGTTCACCGAGGAGCGCCCGGCCGCGCGCCGGCGCCGCGACAAGGACGCCGCCTACCACGCCGCCGACGACGAGGTGGAGGGCGAGTTCACCTTCACCAGCCTCGGCGACCTGGCCGACGACGCCCCCGAGCTGGACGACGCCTCCGAGGTGGACGAGACCGCCGAGGTCGACCAGGCCGCCGGGGCCGACCGGACCGCCGGGGACGAGGGCGTGCCCGTGGCCGACGAGGTCCGCGAGCGCTGA